In Garra rufa chromosome 15, GarRuf1.0, whole genome shotgun sequence, a single genomic region encodes these proteins:
- the LOC141287294 gene encoding alpha-N-acetylgalactosaminide alpha-2,6-sialyltransferase 5-like: MHCKSCALVTSSGHMTGSTRGEEIDHKECVIRMNDAPTRGYQRDVGQRTSLRVVAHSSMQRVLRNRHELLNSNQNTTFIFWGPGNYMRQDGKGLVYNNLRLLKQMMPKLQVFIISRMKMLHFDELFKKETGKDRKRSNSWLSTGWFTMAIAMEICDRINVYGMIPPEFCKLPNLEPSVPYHYYEPAGPDECKMYLSHEQGRHGSHHRFITEKRVFANWARMFNIHFYQPDWRPAPVTKNSTDS; encoded by the exons ATGCATTGCAAAAGTTGTGCCTTAGTGACCAGCTCTGGCCACATGACTGGAAGTACTCGAGGTGAGGAGATCGACCATAAGGAGTGCGTCATCCGTATGAACGATGCTCCAACACGAGGCTACCAGAGGGACGTAGGCCAGCGAACGAGTCTGCGCGTGGTCGCACATTCAAGCATGCAACGTGTGCTACGAAACCGCCACGAGCTACTCAACTCTAACCAGAACACCACCTTTATCTTCTGGGGGCCTGGAAACTACATGCGACAAGACGGTAAAGGCCTTGTCTACAACAACCTGCGTCTGCTTAAGCAGATGATGCCTAAACTACAAGTGTTCATCATCTCGAGGATGAAGATGCTGCACTTTGATGAGCTCTTTAAGAAAGAAACAGGGAAAGATAG AAAAAGGTCCAATTCATGGCTCAGCACGGGTTGGTTCACCATGGCGATTGCAATGGAGATTTGTGACAGAATCAACGTCTATGGCATGATTCCTCCTGAGTTCTGCAA GTTGCCCAACCTCGAGCCCTCAGTGCCGTATCACTACTATGAGCCTGCGGGGCCAGATGAATGCAAAATGTATCTCTCCCACGAGCAGGGCCGGCATGGCAGCCACCATCGTTTTATCACAGAGAAACGTGTCTTTGCTAACTGGGCACGTATGTTCAATATACACTTCTATCAGCCGGACTGGAGACCGGCACCTGTTACAAAGAACAGCACAGACTCCTGA